From a single Paraburkholderia sp. D15 genomic region:
- a CDS encoding ribonucleoside-diphosphate reductase subunit alpha, translating to MQTTDNATTRYEGSSTGQAFGQAQGAPALAPQATYADYRVIRRNGSVVSFEPSKIAIAVTKAFLAVNGGQGAASARVRELVEQLTQNVVRALVRSRPNGGTFHIEDIQDQVELALMRGGEHNVARAYVLYREKRTQARGHDEQVVASTPGLNVTDNGVTRPLDLAALRGIIESACANLGDAVSADPIIAETVKNLYDGVPMSQVYDSAILAARTMIEKDPAYSQVTARILLHTIRREILEEEVTQAEMGERYVEYFPQFIKRGVDAGLLDDKLQQFDLKRLGAALDANRDFQFGYLGLQTLYDRYFLHHDGVRIELPQAFFMRVAMGLSLNEIDREARAIEFYNVLSSFDFMSSTPTLFNSGTHRSQLSSCYLTTVADDLDSIYEALKENALLSKFAGGLGNDWTRVRALGSHIKGTNGKSQGVVPFLKVVNDTAVAVNQGGKRKGAVCAYLESWHLDIEEFLELRKNTGDDRRRTHDMNTANWIPDLFMKRVMEGGDWTLFSPSTCPDLHDLFGADFEKAYTAYEEKAARGDIKLFKKIPAAQLWRKMLGMLFETGHPWITFKDPCNVRSPQQHVGVVHSSNLCTEITLNTSDAEIAVCNLGSVNLVAHLKEQADGTLALDHEKLKRTVSVAMRMLDNVIDINYYAVAKARNSNLKHRPVGMGIMGFQDCLHLLRTPYASEEAVKFADTSMEAVCYYAYYASTELAQERGRYSSYRGSLWDRGILPQDSLKLLAEARGGYVEVDASESMDWTELRSRIAQYGMRNSNCVAIAPTATISNIIGVSACIEPTFQNLYVKSNLSGEFTVVNDYLVRDLKERGLWDEVMVADLKYFDGTLSRIDRIPADLRAIYATAFELDPVWLVEAASRRQKWIDQAQSLNIYMGGASGKKLDEIYKLAWVRGLKTTYYLRTMAATHVEKSTVAHGALNAVSSGGGEGSGGAAGGAAGGFGANGGASTGGLQAAAAAPAIAVEAAPEADGPVCMMRPGDPGFDECEACQ from the coding sequence ATGCAAACCACCGACAACGCGACGACCCGCTACGAGGGTTCATCGACTGGCCAGGCCTTCGGCCAGGCACAAGGCGCTCCGGCGCTCGCGCCGCAAGCGACCTACGCCGACTACAGGGTGATCCGCCGCAATGGCAGCGTCGTGTCGTTCGAGCCGTCGAAAATCGCGATCGCCGTGACGAAGGCGTTCCTCGCCGTCAACGGCGGTCAGGGCGCGGCGTCGGCGCGGGTGCGCGAACTGGTCGAGCAACTCACGCAGAACGTGGTGCGCGCGCTGGTGCGCAGCCGTCCGAACGGCGGCACGTTCCATATCGAAGACATTCAGGATCAGGTCGAACTCGCGCTCATGCGCGGCGGCGAGCACAACGTCGCGCGTGCGTACGTGCTGTATCGCGAGAAGCGCACGCAGGCGCGCGGTCACGACGAGCAGGTGGTGGCCAGCACGCCGGGTCTGAACGTCACGGACAACGGCGTCACGCGTCCGCTGGATCTGGCCGCGCTGCGCGGCATCATCGAATCCGCGTGCGCGAACCTGGGCGACGCGGTGAGCGCCGATCCGATCATCGCGGAAACGGTCAAGAATCTGTACGACGGCGTGCCGATGAGCCAGGTCTACGACTCGGCGATTCTGGCCGCCCGCACGATGATCGAGAAGGACCCGGCATACAGCCAGGTCACCGCGCGCATCCTGCTGCACACCATCCGCCGCGAGATCCTCGAAGAGGAAGTCACGCAGGCCGAAATGGGCGAGCGCTACGTCGAGTACTTCCCGCAGTTCATCAAGCGCGGCGTCGACGCCGGCCTGCTGGACGACAAGCTGCAACAGTTCGACCTGAAGCGTCTGGGCGCCGCGCTCGACGCGAACCGCGACTTCCAGTTCGGCTACCTCGGTCTGCAAACGCTGTACGACCGCTACTTCCTGCATCACGACGGCGTGCGCATCGAGCTGCCGCAAGCATTCTTCATGCGCGTCGCGATGGGCCTGTCGCTGAACGAGATCGACCGCGAAGCGCGCGCGATCGAGTTTTACAACGTGCTGTCGTCGTTCGACTTCATGTCGTCCACGCCGACGCTGTTCAACTCGGGCACGCACCGCTCGCAACTGTCGTCGTGCTATCTGACGACCGTTGCCGACGACCTCGACAGCATCTACGAAGCCCTGAAGGAAAACGCGCTGCTCTCCAAGTTCGCCGGCGGCCTCGGCAACGACTGGACCCGCGTGCGCGCGCTCGGCTCGCACATCAAGGGCACCAACGGCAAGTCGCAAGGCGTCGTGCCGTTCCTGAAGGTGGTGAACGACACGGCAGTCGCGGTGAACCAGGGCGGCAAGCGCAAGGGCGCGGTGTGCGCGTACCTGGAATCGTGGCATTTGGACATCGAGGAATTCCTGGAGCTGCGCAAGAACACCGGCGACGACCGCCGCCGCACGCACGACATGAACACGGCGAACTGGATTCCCGACCTGTTCATGAAGCGCGTGATGGAAGGCGGCGACTGGACGCTGTTCTCGCCGTCCACCTGCCCGGACCTGCACGACCTGTTCGGCGCGGACTTCGAAAAGGCGTACACGGCTTACGAAGAGAAAGCTGCGCGCGGCGACATCAAGCTGTTCAAGAAGATTCCGGCCGCGCAACTGTGGCGCAAGATGTTGGGCATGCTGTTCGAAACCGGCCACCCGTGGATCACGTTCAAGGATCCGTGCAATGTGCGCTCGCCGCAACAGCACGTCGGTGTCGTCCACTCGTCGAACCTGTGCACGGAAATCACGCTGAACACCAGCGACGCCGAAATCGCCGTCTGCAACCTGGGCTCGGTGAACCTCGTCGCGCACTTGAAGGAACAGGCCGACGGCACGCTGGCGCTCGACCACGAAAAGCTCAAGCGCACCGTCAGCGTCGCGATGCGCATGCTCGACAACGTGATCGACATCAACTACTACGCGGTCGCCAAGGCGCGTAATTCGAACCTGAAGCATCGTCCGGTCGGCATGGGCATCATGGGCTTCCAGGACTGCCTGCATCTGCTGCGCACGCCGTACGCGTCGGAAGAAGCGGTCAAGTTCGCCGATACGTCGATGGAAGCGGTCTGCTACTACGCGTACTACGCGTCGACGGAACTGGCGCAGGAGCGCGGCCGTTACTCCAGCTACCGCGGTTCGCTGTGGGATCGCGGCATCCTCCCGCAAGACTCGCTGAAGCTGCTGGCCGAAGCGCGTGGCGGCTACGTCGAAGTCGACGCGAGCGAATCGATGGACTGGACCGAACTGCGTTCGCGCATCGCCCAGTACGGCATGCGCAACTCGAACTGCGTCGCGATCGCGCCGACGGCGACGATCTCGAACATCATCGGCGTGTCGGCTTGCATCGAGCCTACGTTCCAGAACCTGTATGTGAAGTCGAACCTGTCGGGCGAATTCACGGTGGTCAACGACTACCTGGTGCGCGACCTGAAGGAACGCGGTCTGTGGGACGAAGTGATGGTCGCCGACCTGAAGTACTTCGACGGCACGCTGTCGCGCATCGACCGCATTCCGGCCGACCTGCGCGCGATCTACGCGACCGCGTTCGAGCTCGATCCGGTGTGGCTGGTCGAGGCGGCGTCGCGTCGTCAGAAGTGGATCGACCAGGCGCAGTCGCTGAACATCTACATGGGCGGCGCGTCGGGCAAGAAGCTCGACGAGATCTACAAGCTCGCATGGGTGCGCGGTCTGAAGACGACCTACTACCTCCGCACGATGGCGGCGACGCACGTCGAGAAGTCGACGGTCGCGCACGGCGCGCTGAATGCAGTGAGCTCGGGCGGCGGCGAAGGTTCGGGCGGCGCGGCAGGTGGTGCGGCCGGTGGCTTCGGTGCGAACGGCGGTGCGTCGACGGGTGGTCTGCAAGCGGCGGCGGCAGCGCCGGCGATCGCGGTCGAAGCGGCGCCGGAAGCGGATGGTCCGGTGTGCATGATGCGTCCGGGCGACCCCGGCTTCGACGAGTGCGAAGCCTGCCAGTAA
- the ampD gene encoding 1,6-anhydro-N-acetylmuramyl-L-alanine amidase AmpD: MSVDANVGAGINPEVNPDVSADTGFTVDAGGWVDAARKLPSPNFEARPAGAEPTLIVVHNISLPPNEFGGTAIAELFLNTLDCDAHPYYDTHLRGVRVSAHFVIHRDGTLEQFVSCNERAWHAGPSNFFGRERCNDFSIGIELEGSDTTAFEAAQYRTLGTLVNALKTRYPVAALAGHSDIAPGRKTDPGPHFEWQRLQRDTALDARYFPYLKFSATP; encoded by the coding sequence ATGAGCGTCGACGCGAACGTCGGCGCCGGCATCAATCCGGAAGTCAATCCCGACGTCAGCGCCGACACCGGCTTCACCGTCGATGCCGGCGGCTGGGTCGACGCCGCCCGCAAACTCCCCTCGCCGAATTTCGAAGCGCGACCGGCCGGCGCCGAGCCGACGCTGATCGTCGTGCACAACATCAGCCTGCCGCCGAACGAGTTCGGCGGTACGGCGATCGCCGAGCTGTTCCTCAACACGCTCGACTGCGACGCGCACCCGTACTACGACACCCATCTGCGCGGCGTGCGCGTCTCCGCGCACTTCGTGATTCATCGCGACGGCACGCTCGAGCAGTTCGTGTCGTGCAACGAGCGCGCGTGGCACGCGGGGCCGTCGAATTTTTTCGGCCGCGAGCGCTGCAACGATTTCTCCATCGGCATCGAGCTGGAGGGCAGTGACACCACGGCCTTCGAAGCGGCGCAATACCGCACCCTCGGCACGCTCGTGAACGCGTTGAAGACCCGCTATCCGGTCGCGGCGCTCGCCGGTCACTCGGACATCGCGCCTGGCCGCAAGACCGATCCCGGTCCCCATTTCGAGTGGCAACGTCTGCAGCGGGACACCGCGCTCGACGCTCGGTATTTCCCCTATCTCAAGTTTTCCGCGACGCCGTAA
- a CDS encoding PP0621 family protein: MRQIFLLILLFIVGQWLVKALRRHDAQTAQRSGNAGSGANGAAGATNSRGHAGPNGAAQPQLAEPMIRCTECGVHAPKSDSVVVAGQAFCSSAHAQRHGARPSGRDAR, translated from the coding sequence ATGCGACAAATTTTTCTGCTGATCCTGTTGTTCATCGTCGGTCAATGGCTGGTCAAGGCGCTGCGCCGTCACGACGCGCAAACCGCGCAGCGTTCGGGTAACGCGGGCAGCGGCGCGAATGGCGCCGCGGGTGCTACTAATAGTAGAGGCCATGCCGGACCGAACGGCGCCGCGCAGCCGCAACTCGCCGAGCCGATGATCCGTTGCACCGAATGCGGCGTGCACGCGCCGAAGAGCGATTCCGTGGTGGTGGCCGGGCAAGCGTTCTGCAGCTCGGCGCACGCTCAGCGTCACGGCGCGCGACCGTCGGGCCGCGACGCTCGATGA
- the ccsA gene encoding cytochrome c biogenesis protein CcsA, whose protein sequence is MDIVLYALTALLYGGLAVAGWRSHRHAAVRPMLESVPPVPPVPIAAGAPAASGMSSSGRALLFVALLAHGVLLHTTIFPQNAMVFGFAFALSAMFWLGAGIYWIESFFFPLDGLRLLVLPLACVASLLPLAFNGVRVLPYSAAPLFKLHFLIANIAYGLFAIAALHAILMLLVERRLHAMRGGAAQRQVAAASNGWLSSWLDTLPPLLTLEKLLFRLIGAGFVLLTLTLVSGILFSEQLVDRALQLDHKTVFAILSWVMFGALLTARKVSGWRGRAALRWVLASFVALLLAYVGSRFVFEVLLHRAVV, encoded by the coding sequence ATGGATATTGTACTGTATGCCCTCACTGCGCTCCTCTACGGCGGTCTCGCCGTGGCCGGCTGGCGCTCGCATCGCCACGCCGCCGTGCGCCCCATGCTCGAGAGCGTGCCGCCGGTGCCCCCGGTGCCGATCGCCGCGGGTGCGCCGGCCGCGTCCGGCATGAGTTCGTCGGGTCGCGCGCTGCTGTTCGTCGCGCTGCTCGCGCACGGCGTGCTGCTGCATACCACGATCTTCCCGCAGAACGCGATGGTGTTCGGCTTCGCGTTCGCGCTGTCGGCCATGTTCTGGCTCGGCGCGGGTATCTACTGGATCGAGAGTTTCTTCTTCCCGCTCGACGGTCTGCGTCTGCTGGTCCTGCCGCTCGCCTGCGTGGCGTCGCTGCTGCCGCTCGCGTTCAACGGCGTGCGCGTGTTGCCGTACTCGGCGGCGCCGCTGTTCAAGCTGCACTTCCTGATCGCCAACATCGCGTATGGGCTGTTCGCGATCGCGGCGCTGCACGCGATTCTGATGCTGCTGGTCGAGCGCCGTCTGCATGCAATGCGCGGCGGCGCCGCACAGCGGCAAGTTGCCGCGGCGAGCAACGGCTGGCTGTCGAGCTGGCTCGATACGCTGCCGCCGCTCCTGACGCTGGAAAAACTGCTGTTCCGTCTGATCGGCGCGGGCTTCGTGCTGCTCACGCTGACCCTCGTGTCCGGCATTCTATTTAGTGAGCAACTGGTCGACCGCGCGTTGCAGCTCGATCACAAGACCGTGTTCGCGATTCTCTCGTGGGTGATGTTCGGCGCGCTGCTGACCGCGCGCAAGGTGTCGGGTTGGCGCGGCCGTGCGGCCTTGCGCTGGGTGCTGGCGTCGTTCGTCGCGTTGTTGCTGGCGTACGTGGGCAGCCGTTTCGTCTTCGAGGTGCTGTTGCACCGTGCCGTAGTGTGA
- the ffh gene encoding signal recognition particle protein, with protein sequence MLDNLTQRMARVVKTLRGEARLTEANTQEMLREVRLALLEADVALPVVREFIARVKEKALGEEVISSLSPGQALVGVVQRELTAIIGGDYEGKAVELNLAVTPPAIILMAGLQGAGKTTTVGKLAKLLREKYKKKVLTVSCDVYRPAAIAQLKTVTEQVGADFFPSEPDQKPVDIARAAVDWAKRHYHDVLLVDTAGRLGIDEAMMQEIAALHGELKPAETLFVVDAMLGQDAVNTAKAFSDALPLTGVVLTKLDGDSRGGAALSVRHVTGKPIKFVGVAEKLDGLEVFYPDRMANRILGMGDILALVEEAQRGVDVQAAQKLADKVKKGGDFDLNDFRAQLTQMKSMGGLSSLMDKLPAQFQQAAAGANMGMAESQMRRMEGIINSMTPLERAKPELIKATRKRRIAAGAGVQVQEVNRMLNQYDQMRTMMKKLKGGNLQKMMRGMKGMLPGMR encoded by the coding sequence ATGCTCGACAATCTGACTCAACGGATGGCGCGCGTCGTCAAGACGCTGCGCGGCGAAGCCCGGCTCACCGAGGCGAACACCCAGGAAATGCTGCGCGAAGTTCGCCTCGCATTGCTCGAAGCCGACGTGGCACTGCCGGTCGTGCGCGAGTTCATCGCCAGGGTGAAGGAGAAGGCGCTCGGCGAAGAAGTGATCAGCAGCCTGTCGCCAGGTCAGGCGCTGGTCGGCGTGGTGCAGCGCGAGCTGACCGCGATCATCGGCGGTGACTACGAAGGCAAGGCGGTCGAGCTCAATCTCGCCGTCACGCCGCCGGCCATCATCCTGATGGCGGGTCTGCAGGGCGCGGGTAAGACCACCACGGTCGGCAAGCTCGCCAAGCTGCTGCGCGAAAAGTACAAGAAGAAGGTGCTGACCGTTTCGTGCGACGTCTATCGCCCTGCCGCCATCGCGCAGTTGAAGACGGTGACCGAGCAGGTCGGCGCGGACTTCTTCCCGTCGGAGCCGGATCAGAAACCGGTCGACATCGCGCGCGCCGCGGTGGATTGGGCCAAGCGTCACTATCATGACGTGCTGCTCGTCGACACGGCCGGCCGTCTCGGTATCGACGAAGCGATGATGCAGGAAATCGCCGCGCTGCACGGCGAGCTGAAGCCGGCGGAAACGCTCTTCGTCGTCGACGCGATGCTCGGCCAGGATGCGGTCAACACCGCCAAGGCCTTCAGCGACGCGTTGCCGCTCACCGGCGTCGTGCTGACCAAACTCGACGGCGATTCGCGCGGCGGCGCCGCGCTGTCCGTGCGTCACGTCACCGGCAAGCCGATCAAGTTCGTCGGCGTCGCGGAAAAGCTCGACGGCCTCGAAGTGTTCTACCCGGATCGCATGGCGAACCGGATTCTCGGCATGGGCGACATTCTCGCGCTCGTCGAGGAAGCCCAGCGCGGCGTCGACGTGCAGGCCGCGCAGAAGCTCGCCGACAAGGTCAAGAAGGGCGGCGACTTCGACCTCAACGATTTCCGCGCGCAGCTCACCCAAATGAAAAGCATGGGTGGTCTGTCGTCGCTGATGGACAAGCTGCCCGCGCAATTCCAGCAAGCGGCCGCGGGCGCCAACATGGGCATGGCCGAATCGCAGATGCGCCGCATGGAAGGCATCATCAACTCGATGACGCCGCTCGAACGCGCCAAACCCGAACTCATCAAGGCGACCCGCAAACGCCGCATCGCGGCCGGCGCGGGCGTGCAGGTGCAGGAAGTGAACCGCATGCTGAATCAGTACGACCAGATGCGCACCATGATGAAAAAGCTCAAGGGCGGCAATCTGCAGAAGATGATGCGCGGCATGAAGGGCATGTTGCCCGGCATGCGCTAA